A portion of the Bdellovibrio sp. ArHS genome contains these proteins:
- the fliM gene encoding flagellar motor switch protein FliM produces MNQVLSQSEVDALLAAVSDGDVASADTSKPEAQNVGKVDERKIVSYDLTSQDRIIRGRLPQLEVIYEKFMRAFRVSLSSALRKIASITLTSTEFLKFGEFINTLPMPTCMSVLRFGNLRGSALFVIESKLAYALVDSFFGGADRPYTKIDGKDFTPIELSIVQKVVGLAINDLEMAWASIEKIGCSFVRTEVNPQFVGIVPPTDVVIASTFDVELENATGTISIVIPYATIEPIKQKLSTGFQVESDQTDKKLWTSIIQEQLLETDMEIKVNLGETEIKLRDMMSLKVGDVIPLDQDASGEFDVTVEGVKKFKGYYGIHHGTVAVQVTRPVTKG; encoded by the coding sequence ATGAATCAGGTTCTTTCGCAAAGTGAAGTGGATGCTCTGTTAGCCGCGGTCTCTGATGGGGATGTCGCGTCGGCGGATACGTCCAAGCCGGAAGCGCAGAACGTCGGTAAGGTGGATGAGCGTAAGATTGTTTCTTACGACCTCACCAGCCAAGACCGTATTATTCGCGGCCGCCTTCCCCAGTTGGAAGTTATTTACGAAAAATTCATGCGCGCCTTCCGCGTTTCTCTGTCGTCTGCGCTTCGGAAAATCGCTTCTATCACCTTAACTTCGACAGAGTTTTTGAAGTTCGGTGAGTTTATTAATACCCTTCCGATGCCCACCTGCATGAGCGTTTTGCGTTTCGGTAACTTGCGTGGTTCCGCTTTGTTCGTGATCGAAAGTAAATTGGCCTATGCCTTGGTGGACAGCTTCTTCGGCGGTGCAGATCGCCCTTATACTAAAATTGACGGTAAAGATTTTACTCCAATTGAACTTTCTATCGTTCAGAAAGTCGTGGGTCTGGCGATCAATGATCTGGAAATGGCCTGGGCTTCTATCGAAAAGATCGGCTGTTCTTTTGTGCGTACCGAAGTCAATCCTCAGTTCGTAGGGATCGTGCCGCCCACTGACGTGGTGATCGCGTCGACATTCGACGTTGAGCTGGAAAATGCGACTGGCACGATTTCCATCGTGATTCCGTATGCGACGATCGAGCCCATCAAACAAAAACTTTCCACGGGCTTCCAGGTTGAGTCGGATCAGACGGATAAAAAACTTTGGACATCAATTATTCAGGAACAACTTCTCGAGACTGATATGGAAATCAAAGTAAACCTGGGTGAAACAGAAATTAAACTTCGCGACATGATGAGTTTAAAAGTCGGAGACGTGATTCCATTGGATCAAGACGCTTCCGGAGAATTCGACGTGACTGTTGAAGGCGTTAAAAAATTTAAAGGTTATTACGGAATTCATCACGGAACTGTGGCAGTCCAAGTGACTCGACCGGTGACAAAGGGGTAG
- a CDS encoding inositol monophosphatase family protein, with amino-acid sequence MFKGKPVENGAKSMDWKQVLGTAIKAVSLGREVLLSYFGNLEHIEEKFQAGLVSEADKESERVIAEHLKKNFPTIEFLGEETFAAKSAPGAKVEVTPAGPEGRWIVDPLDGTTNYIHRFPIFCISLALEMNGNIQLAVIDVPMLNETYTAIRGQGAFVNGRRLKVSTNPELKKALLATGFVAEHEHVISEQLKIFDEMVRKCRGVRRPGAAAYDLTQVARGVFDGYWERNIQPWDAAAGILLVEEAGGIVQTYKGDKYNPYKNSIVAGNAEIVKEIQNICQKHSQPLTN; translated from the coding sequence TTGTTCAAAGGGAAACCCGTGGAAAATGGCGCAAAATCAATGGATTGGAAGCAGGTCTTAGGTACGGCTATCAAGGCGGTGAGCTTGGGACGGGAAGTGCTTCTTAGTTATTTCGGTAACTTAGAACACATTGAAGAGAAGTTTCAGGCGGGTCTAGTCAGTGAAGCCGACAAAGAGTCAGAGCGAGTCATTGCGGAGCATCTTAAGAAAAATTTTCCGACTATTGAGTTCTTGGGCGAAGAAACCTTTGCCGCGAAAAGCGCTCCCGGGGCGAAGGTCGAGGTGACCCCCGCGGGTCCGGAGGGACGTTGGATCGTGGACCCTCTTGATGGAACCACAAATTATATTCATCGCTTTCCTATTTTTTGCATCAGCCTTGCTTTGGAAATGAATGGAAATATTCAGTTGGCAGTCATTGATGTTCCTATGCTCAATGAAACCTACACCGCGATTCGCGGCCAAGGTGCTTTCGTCAACGGTCGGCGTTTGAAAGTTTCCACCAATCCAGAATTAAAAAAAGCGTTGTTAGCAACAGGATTTGTGGCAGAGCACGAGCATGTAATTTCTGAACAGCTGAAAATTTTTGACGAGATGGTACGCAAATGTCGTGGGGTTCGTCGTCCGGGCGCTGCTGCTTATGATCTCACTCAGGTCGCGCGCGGAGTTTTTGATGGCTACTGGGAGCGTAACATTCAACCATGGGATGCGGCGGCCGGTATTCTTCTAGTCGAAGAGGCGGGTGGAATCGTGCAGACTTACAAAGGCGATAAATACAATCCGTATAAAAACTCCATCGTTGCTGGTAATGCTGAAATTGTTAAAGAGATTCAAAACATTTGTCAGAAGCACAGTCAACCACTCACAAATTAA
- a CDS encoding flagellar biosynthetic protein FliO, which translates to MRLLLSLLFVFSVSAQAAETTAPSSVTAEVSATAEAPAGISESAKIDNRKESEIPLNLEGNKKATSEGSGLFRILFTLSILGLVGTGAFIFLRKYSIPKAKQHQTQIKVLQQHYLGPKKSLAIVRVAGESILVGITDHNISMIKSLSLLDDEMPEEVPQSFGKVLGSKASFDEGTQEPEAPASRKKASALETDDDFAISGIKDIVSKRLKGMRSLQ; encoded by the coding sequence ATGCGTTTGTTGCTTTCTTTACTTTTTGTGTTCTCAGTTTCTGCTCAGGCGGCGGAAACCACAGCGCCATCCAGTGTTACCGCGGAAGTTTCTGCCACAGCGGAAGCACCGGCGGGAATTTCTGAAAGTGCTAAAATTGACAATCGTAAAGAATCCGAGATTCCTTTGAACTTGGAAGGCAACAAGAAGGCGACTTCTGAAGGCAGCGGATTGTTCCGTATTCTTTTTACTCTTTCCATCTTAGGTCTGGTGGGAACGGGTGCTTTCATCTTTCTTCGCAAATACTCAATTCCCAAAGCCAAACAACATCAGACTCAGATCAAGGTGCTTCAGCAGCACTATCTAGGTCCGAAAAAGAGTCTGGCGATTGTGCGGGTCGCCGGCGAATCCATTCTTGTCGGGATCACGGACCATAATATTTCGATGATCAAATCTTTGTCGCTATTGGATGACGAGATGCCGGAAGAAGTCCCGCAAAGCTTCGGCAAAGTCTTGGGTTCTAAGGCTTCCTTCGATGAAGGAACTCAAGAACCGGAAGCGCCCGCTTCGCGAAAGAAGGCGTCGGCACTTGAAACGGATGACGATTTTGCGATCAGTGGTATTAAGGACATCGTTTCCAAACGTCTTAAAGGAATGAGGTCTCTTCAGTGA
- a CDS encoding flagellar basal body-associated FliL family protein: protein MAEEKAAAAEVSAPSGGSGQKPILLIALAVINMLVVAGVGFMLYQGRKKEAAEPKIEQVIKGEAEAQHKEATEEKEVVGKVVPLETFIVNLAGSKGRKVAKVNMELEVKGDHVLDEIEKRKAQIRDIIIIILSSKTYEDVASREGKDGLRNEIKDTINSFLVQGKISNVFFTEFIYN, encoded by the coding sequence ATGGCTGAAGAAAAAGCGGCAGCAGCGGAAGTGTCAGCTCCGAGCGGGGGATCTGGACAAAAGCCTATTCTACTTATCGCCCTAGCGGTTATCAATATGTTGGTGGTCGCCGGGGTGGGCTTTATGCTTTATCAAGGCAGAAAAAAAGAAGCCGCAGAACCTAAAATTGAACAAGTCATTAAGGGTGAAGCCGAAGCACAACATAAAGAAGCCACGGAAGAAAAAGAAGTCGTGGGCAAGGTTGTGCCTTTGGAAACTTTCATCGTCAATCTAGCCGGATCTAAAGGCCGTAAAGTCGCGAAAGTAAACATGGAATTAGAGGTCAAAGGCGACCACGTTCTTGATGAAATCGAAAAGCGTAAAGCGCAAATCCGCGACATCATCATTATCATACTTTCTTCAAAGACTTATGAAGACGTTGCAAGTCGTGAAGGTAAAGACGGTTTAAGAAACGAAATCAAGGATACGATCAATTCTTTCCTAGTGCAGGGAAAGATCTCGAATGTGTTCTTCACTGAATTTATCTACAACTAA
- a CDS encoding pectin acetylesterase-family hydrolase has protein sequence MKTQLLFILIILFSSLTQARTWQKIDIPGAHCGNGEVYSVYLSHKDSDKLLIEFMGGGACWSEGTCYGSSPLTRLTPLPGDPQTTVLAQESSKNPWSRHSALFFPYCTGDVFAGTHEAHYKPGVTLYHTGYTNVEAALAHLSYQGLISFQDLRDVTVWGWSAGAIGAFLHTETLRPYLNSNTRRTLIADSPGLHFGKNFWRKFTPQLTQDYLNQFAKIGLLASVDDGFIAPLMGPVFLRLDQWELGILQSTKDMVMSMVFGNITPEAHRSLVLGPSGIAAIAAPYSNVKTWIADVVTHTFLQREQTASVKDMKGETAWDFALRVYMGEKKNPAVSSGVLSGIENQVVP, from the coding sequence ATGAAAACACAACTTCTATTCATTCTTATTATTCTTTTTTCTTCCCTGACCCAAGCAAGAACCTGGCAAAAGATAGACATTCCCGGAGCCCATTGCGGAAACGGAGAAGTTTACAGTGTTTATCTTAGCCACAAAGACAGCGATAAACTTCTTATCGAGTTTATGGGCGGGGGGGCGTGTTGGTCTGAAGGAACTTGTTATGGCTCTAGCCCTCTGACGCGTTTAACGCCGCTACCTGGAGATCCACAGACGACGGTTCTGGCGCAAGAAAGCTCGAAGAATCCTTGGAGTAGACATTCGGCGCTTTTCTTTCCTTATTGCACCGGTGATGTCTTTGCGGGCACTCATGAAGCTCATTATAAACCAGGGGTTACGTTGTATCATACGGGCTACACCAATGTAGAAGCTGCTTTGGCACATTTAAGCTATCAAGGACTGATTTCGTTTCAAGATCTTCGCGATGTCACAGTATGGGGGTGGTCAGCGGGAGCTATCGGAGCCTTTTTGCACACGGAAACTCTTCGTCCTTATTTGAATTCCAATACGCGCCGAACACTTATTGCAGACAGTCCCGGGCTGCACTTTGGAAAGAATTTCTGGAGGAAATTTACGCCTCAGTTGACTCAGGACTATCTCAATCAATTCGCGAAAATTGGTTTGTTGGCCTCTGTGGATGATGGCTTCATTGCACCGTTGATGGGCCCGGTTTTTCTGCGCTTAGATCAATGGGAACTGGGCATACTGCAGTCGACGAAAGATATGGTGATGTCGATGGTGTTCGGCAATATCACTCCTGAAGCGCATCGCAGTTTGGTTTTAGGTCCATCGGGCATCGCCGCGATCGCGGCCCCTTATAGTAATGTGAAAACCTGGATTGCGGATGTGGTCACCCACACCTTTTTGCAACGAGAGCAAACGGCCTCCGTCAAAGATATGAAGGGTGAAACCGCCTGGGATTTCGCTTTACGAGTTTATATGGGAGAAAAGAAAAACCCCGCCGTTTCCAGCGGGGTTTTATCAGGAATTGAAAACCAAGTTGTGCCGTGA
- a CDS encoding SPOR domain-containing protein, protein MSSKTDAVVKLSIVFFVSLLFFSVGTFVGKKYSDNQHQLAALEPQKNNAHGEREVASVNGTHSETKSGQMTDEEIAKLAEEFVADDVAPVPAAPHAEEGHGEAAPHGEVAAETKTHAEPKAETAKPANPKGDKHSPVTATEEPSAAAKNMVAGKTPTTHETAEHVTATKEERLPSSLPKDVAQYTVGKFTVQVASYTDEAEAQKLASDLKGKGYSAFYVPANIKGKQYYRVSVGQFATQKEAQSYRTELLAKSKVGSAIVQKITE, encoded by the coding sequence ATGAGTTCAAAAACAGATGCGGTTGTGAAACTTTCGATAGTATTCTTTGTTTCTTTGTTGTTCTTCTCAGTAGGAACATTCGTTGGCAAAAAGTACAGTGACAACCAACATCAGTTGGCGGCTCTTGAACCTCAGAAAAACAATGCACATGGTGAACGCGAAGTGGCTTCTGTCAACGGCACGCACAGCGAGACGAAGTCAGGCCAGATGACGGATGAAGAAATCGCAAAACTTGCGGAAGAATTTGTCGCTGACGACGTGGCTCCCGTTCCCGCCGCTCCTCACGCAGAGGAAGGCCACGGTGAAGCGGCTCCTCATGGCGAAGTTGCTGCCGAGACTAAGACACACGCAGAACCTAAAGCTGAAACCGCAAAACCTGCCAATCCTAAAGGTGACAAACATTCTCCAGTAACGGCGACGGAAGAGCCCTCTGCAGCGGCTAAAAACATGGTTGCCGGGAAGACTCCGACAACTCATGAAACAGCTGAACACGTGACGGCTACCAAAGAAGAACGCTTGCCTTCATCACTACCGAAAGATGTGGCGCAATACACTGTTGGAAAATTCACCGTCCAAGTGGCCTCTTACACGGATGAAGCGGAAGCGCAAAAATTGGCGTCAGATCTTAAAGGCAAAGGTTATAGTGCCTTCTATGTTCCTGCGAATATCAAAGGTAAACAGTATTACCGTGTCAGCGTTGGTCAATTTGCGACGCAAAAAGAAGCTCAGTCTTATCGCACTGAACTTCTTGCGAAAAGCAAAGTCGGCTCTGCGATCGTGCAAAAGATCACAGAATAG
- a CDS encoding CsbD family protein, producing the protein MNKDIFQGKIKEISGEIRKKWGELTDDEIQRTKGNSEALSGLVQQKMGLTKEEASRQVNDLMSSMEEKYREGADKVNQGIDKMKDKLSRH; encoded by the coding sequence ATGAATAAGGATATCTTCCAAGGAAAAATCAAAGAAATTTCTGGCGAAATTCGCAAAAAATGGGGCGAACTCACGGACGATGAAATCCAAAGAACTAAGGGCAACTCGGAAGCCCTGAGTGGTCTAGTTCAACAAAAAATGGGCTTAACAAAAGAAGAAGCTTCCCGCCAAGTGAACGACCTTATGTCGTCCATGGAAGAGAAATACCGTGAAGGCGCGGATAAGGTGAATCAGGGTATTGATAAAATGAAGGATAAGCTATCTCGCCATTGA
- the fliP gene encoding flagellar type III secretion system pore protein FliP (The bacterial flagellar biogenesis protein FliP forms a type III secretion system (T3SS)-type pore required for flagellar assembly.): MRKWNWTLCSLLLLPLVLLISSSAFAQVTLPTVNLGFKTTDNPNEVVNAVKLILIMTVLTLAPAILIMMTGFTRIIIVLSFLRQAMGVQQMPPNQLLVGLALFLTFFVMQPAFNEMNQNGIQPYLAGKISQDAAIENTLAPLRKFMFHQTRDADLALFIKLSKVEAPKTRADVPTMVLVPAFVVSELKTAFQIGFIIFLPFLVIDIVASSVLMAMGMMMLPPVVISLPFKIMLFVLVDGWGLLIGSMVKSFG, from the coding sequence GTGAGAAAATGGAATTGGACTCTTTGCAGTCTTTTACTTTTGCCCCTTGTTCTTCTGATCAGTTCCTCTGCTTTTGCACAAGTGACATTGCCCACGGTGAATCTGGGTTTTAAGACGACGGACAACCCAAATGAGGTTGTGAATGCGGTGAAATTGATCCTGATCATGACGGTGCTGACTTTAGCACCGGCGATCTTGATTATGATGACGGGCTTTACCCGTATCATCATCGTGTTGTCATTCTTAAGACAGGCGATGGGTGTTCAACAAATGCCACCCAATCAATTGTTGGTGGGGCTGGCTTTATTTTTGACTTTCTTTGTGATGCAACCGGCCTTCAACGAAATGAACCAAAACGGAATTCAACCCTATTTGGCGGGAAAGATTTCTCAGGACGCGGCCATTGAAAACACGCTCGCTCCTTTGCGTAAGTTCATGTTTCATCAGACCCGGGATGCCGACTTGGCTCTCTTCATTAAACTTTCTAAGGTAGAAGCCCCTAAAACGCGAGCCGACGTTCCCACCATGGTTCTGGTGCCCGCATTTGTTGTGTCTGAATTGAAAACCGCATTTCAGATTGGTTTTATTATTTTCCTTCCTTTCCTGGTCATCGATATCGTGGCTTCCAGTGTCTTGATGGCGATGGGGATGATGATGCTTCCTCCAGTAGTTATTTCGTTACCCTTTAAGATCATGCTTTTCGTCCTAGTGGATGGATGGGGTCTGCTTATTGGCTCCATGGTTAAGAGCTTTGGGTAG
- the fliQ gene encoding flagellar biosynthesis protein FliQ has protein sequence MTDELVIRLGQDALRTTAMLAAPLLISTLVVGLAVSIFQALTQINEATLTFIPKMIVVALVFVLAGPWMMDVMSTYTVNLFENIAVMVRE, from the coding sequence ATGACAGACGAATTAGTAATTAGACTTGGACAGGATGCCCTTAGAACGACAGCGATGCTGGCGGCGCCGCTTTTGATCAGTACGCTGGTTGTGGGTTTGGCAGTCAGTATTTTCCAGGCCCTGACTCAGATCAACGAAGCGACTTTGACCTTCATTCCGAAGATGATTGTTGTGGCTTTGGTTTTCGTGCTGGCCGGGCCATGGATGATGGATGTGATGAGCACTTACACCGTGAATCTTTTTGAAAATATAGCCGTGATGGTAAGGGAATAG
- a CDS encoding NAD(P)/FAD-dependent oxidoreductase, with the protein MPTNKKYDVIIVGAGAAGLTCARQLLRAGKKVCLVEARERVGGRIYSQPHHIEPIELGAEFLHGTPQLLLQLIEEQNGTFVTAPEEHLFLQGRSLIPLKNFEKEFAKISKRLNRNPKTDRSVADFLKTLKDTPTEYRQSFVAYVEGFQGADLELIGEKSLALAESQDEGTIGEDGAFRPLQRYAGFFENMLGPHLHKILHLQHVAKRIEWSKQGVVVSTISKGRRKIAFHGKHVVLTVPLAVLQNNQPTSRIEFVPPLVEVGNTLNGLHMGHVQRIVFEFKDRFWETLSQGPVVFMRAGPEYYFPTWWTKKPIHNTILVAWQGGPKAWEMATWSEKDRVHQALTTLSALTGKSRSFLLDHLKNYYTYNWSRDPFSLGAYSYTGVERTKSRRRITMPIQGRIWLAGEAFAKHSAQGTVHGAMQTGQRVAMSLLKRL; encoded by the coding sequence ATGCCTACGAATAAGAAATACGACGTCATCATTGTTGGCGCGGGAGCCGCAGGTTTGACATGCGCCCGACAGCTTTTGCGGGCGGGTAAAAAAGTCTGTCTGGTAGAAGCGCGGGAGCGTGTCGGCGGCCGCATTTATTCGCAACCTCACCACATTGAGCCCATTGAACTGGGCGCAGAGTTTCTGCATGGCACCCCTCAGCTTCTATTACAACTTATAGAAGAACAAAATGGCACCTTCGTCACCGCACCAGAGGAGCATTTGTTTTTACAAGGTCGTTCCCTTATTCCCCTAAAAAACTTTGAAAAAGAATTTGCAAAGATATCCAAAAGATTAAACAGAAATCCCAAAACAGACCGCAGTGTCGCGGATTTCTTAAAGACCTTGAAGGACACGCCGACGGAATACAGACAATCCTTCGTCGCTTACGTCGAGGGCTTTCAAGGAGCCGATTTGGAGCTGATTGGGGAAAAATCTTTGGCCTTAGCAGAAAGCCAAGACGAAGGCACGATTGGCGAGGACGGTGCATTTCGACCTCTGCAAAGATACGCCGGCTTTTTTGAGAACATGCTAGGCCCCCACCTCCACAAAATCTTACATCTGCAACACGTCGCTAAAAGAATCGAATGGTCAAAGCAAGGGGTCGTGGTCTCAACAATATCCAAGGGACGCCGCAAGATCGCGTTCCACGGAAAACACGTCGTGCTAACCGTGCCTCTGGCTGTACTCCAGAATAATCAACCGACATCGCGGATCGAATTTGTTCCCCCACTGGTTGAAGTCGGTAACACTTTGAACGGTCTTCACATGGGGCATGTTCAACGAATTGTCTTTGAATTTAAAGACCGTTTCTGGGAGACCTTATCGCAAGGACCCGTCGTCTTTATGCGCGCCGGCCCCGAATACTACTTTCCCACCTGGTGGACCAAGAAGCCTATTCACAACACGATCCTCGTCGCCTGGCAAGGAGGTCCCAAAGCCTGGGAGATGGCCACGTGGAGCGAAAAAGACCGCGTCCATCAGGCCCTGACGACACTCTCTGCGCTCACTGGCAAGTCACGCTCTTTTCTACTGGATCATCTCAAAAATTATTACACTTACAACTGGAGCCGCGATCCGTTTAGTTTAGGAGCTTATAGCTATACGGGTGTCGAAAGAACCAAATCGCGAAGACGGATCACCATGCCTATTCAGGGAAGAATCTGGCTGGCTGGCGAAGCGTTTGCGAAACACTCCGCTCAGGGAACCGTTCATGGTGCGATGCAGACCGGGCAGCGAGTCGCCATGTCGCTTTTAAAAAGGCTCTGA
- a CDS encoding UvrD-helicase domain-containing protein yields MDVLDFVTKDLNPPQKDAVETLEGPLLILAGAGSGKTRVLTHRMANIIGQGVAAPDEILCVTFTNKAAKEMEHRIYKILSDMGAHVRSQLWINTFHSFCVRVLRQHITLLDYKPFFGIYDSSDQLSQIKKVMTALNINDKMYPAKNFQSRISSAKMMGLSPEAFEKNAKRLMDAKTVEVYKAYEVEMKKANSLDFDDLLMKTYELFRMYPDVLKMYQEKFRYIMVDEYQDTNHIQYLLVQMLAKAHRNLCVVGDEDQSIYSWRGADIKNILDFEKDFREAKVVKLEENYRSSANIVNAATAVIKNNSQRKDKTLFTSNNPGDLIHVREEKNEYDEAKFVAKTIQTMMNEGEGSYNDYAVFYRTNAQSRVLEEQLRTLAIPYRLVGGVRFYERMEIKDILSYMKLAINPADDIALKRIINVPARGIGKTTIEKIEEFAAQKNLNMYQAAGKACDERLFNAGTTGKIRRFLELMDELQTNALNFKIVDFYHIVLDRTEYLLNLKKDESPEAQARIENLEELDNAIAQFAKERGEESTLTSFLEEMALVSDVDSLDQEQNSVTLMTLHISKGLEYPYVFVVGMEENLFPSGRSLDSDGEEDVEEERRLAYVGMTRARQKLWLTYAKMRRVWGQEQMNPPSRFIKEIPKEFIDFKAAAEGPRFVSRYGSSSYDADSAFDSPRWGSLASDRNKARPSGFDDGQAFPDYENEGAPHGGQFTKGMRVRHPTFGAGTVYATEGTGENFKVSVMFTDNTVKKFVVKYARLERI; encoded by the coding sequence ATGGATGTACTTGATTTTGTTACGAAAGATTTAAACCCTCCGCAAAAAGACGCTGTCGAAACTTTAGAGGGGCCTTTGTTGATTTTGGCGGGCGCGGGCTCTGGAAAGACTCGGGTTCTTACGCACCGGATGGCAAATATTATCGGCCAAGGGGTCGCCGCCCCCGATGAAATTCTTTGTGTGACCTTTACCAACAAGGCCGCCAAAGAGATGGAACATCGTATTTATAAAATCCTTTCGGACATGGGGGCGCACGTGCGCTCGCAGTTGTGGATCAATACCTTTCATAGCTTTTGTGTTCGCGTCCTTCGTCAGCACATCACCTTGCTCGACTACAAACCGTTCTTCGGTATTTACGATTCTTCGGATCAGCTAAGTCAGATCAAGAAGGTCATGACGGCGTTAAACATCAACGACAAGATGTATCCGGCGAAGAATTTCCAAAGCCGCATCAGCAGTGCGAAGATGATGGGACTATCCCCGGAGGCTTTCGAAAAAAATGCCAAGCGCCTGATGGACGCCAAGACCGTCGAGGTCTACAAAGCTTATGAAGTCGAAATGAAAAAGGCCAACAGCCTGGATTTCGATGACTTACTGATGAAAACCTATGAACTTTTCCGCATGTATCCGGATGTCTTGAAAATGTATCAGGAAAAATTCCGTTACATCATGGTGGACGAGTATCAAGACACGAACCACATTCAGTATCTTTTGGTACAAATGCTGGCAAAGGCACATCGCAATCTTTGCGTCGTCGGCGACGAGGATCAATCCATCTATAGCTGGCGTGGCGCTGACATCAAAAACATTTTGGATTTCGAGAAAGACTTTCGCGAAGCCAAAGTCGTCAAACTTGAAGAAAACTATCGCTCATCAGCAAACATCGTGAATGCCGCAACGGCGGTGATCAAAAATAATTCGCAACGAAAAGATAAAACTCTTTTCACTTCCAACAATCCTGGCGATCTCATCCATGTTCGTGAAGAAAAGAACGAATATGACGAGGCGAAGTTTGTCGCAAAAACGATTCAGACCATGATGAACGAAGGCGAAGGCTCGTACAATGATTACGCGGTTTTCTATCGTACCAATGCGCAGTCTCGGGTTTTGGAAGAACAACTGCGTACACTGGCAATTCCTTACCGTCTGGTCGGCGGCGTGCGCTTTTATGAGCGCATGGAGATTAAAGACATTCTTTCTTACATGAAGCTAGCCATCAATCCCGCTGATGATATCGCTTTGAAACGAATCATCAATGTTCCCGCGCGGGGAATCGGTAAAACTACTATTGAAAAGATCGAAGAGTTTGCGGCTCAGAAGAATCTCAATATGTACCAGGCAGCGGGCAAAGCCTGTGATGAACGCCTTTTTAATGCGGGGACAACTGGAAAAATCCGCCGTTTCCTTGAACTGATGGATGAATTGCAGACCAACGCCTTGAACTTCAAGATCGTCGATTTTTATCACATCGTTCTGGATCGCACCGAGTATCTTCTGAATCTGAAGAAAGATGAATCTCCAGAGGCGCAGGCTCGTATCGAAAACTTGGAAGAACTTGACAACGCGATCGCTCAATTTGCCAAGGAACGCGGCGAAGAATCCACACTGACAAGCTTTCTTGAAGAGATGGCTTTGGTGAGTGACGTCGATTCCTTGGATCAGGAACAGAACTCCGTCACGTTGATGACATTGCATATTTCCAAAGGTTTGGAATACCCCTATGTCTTCGTCGTCGGCATGGAGGAAAACTTATTCCCCAGTGGGCGCAGTCTGGACAGCGATGGCGAAGAGGACGTGGAAGAAGAACGTCGTCTTGCCTACGTGGGTATGACTCGTGCGCGCCAAAAGCTATGGCTGACCTATGCGAAAATGCGCCGGGTGTGGGGTCAGGAACAAATGAATCCTCCTTCGCGCTTTATCAAAGAGATTCCCAAAGAGTTCATCGATTTCAAAGCCGCAGCAGAAGGGCCTCGCTTTGTTTCCCGCTATGGCTCAAGCTCTTACGATGCCGACAGTGCTTTTGATAGTCCTCGCTGGGGTTCTTTAGCATCCGATCGCAACAAAGCCCGCCCTTCCGGTTTTGACGATGGCCAGGCCTTTCCTGACTATGAAAACGAAGGAGCTCCACATGGGGGCCAATTCACGAAAGGCATGCGGGTCCGCCATCCCACGTTTGGAGCAGGCACTGTGTATGCGACAGAGGGAACTGGTGAAAACTTTAAAGTCAGCGTCATGTTCACGGATAACACCGTGAAGAAGTTTGTGGTGAAATACGCGCGATTGGAGCGCATTTAG